One genomic segment of Primulina tabacum isolate GXHZ01 chromosome 9, ASM2559414v2, whole genome shotgun sequence includes these proteins:
- the LOC142556713 gene encoding uncharacterized protein LOC142556713: MEKTRSEGDFKQEEDQQQPAPRRLMAPVNHQEHPIPPPKKCPRCDSGNTKFCYYNNYSLSQPRYFCKSCRRYWTHGGALRNVPVGGGFRKSKRPKPSYVAASSGEPPRTASPSPAITTHNPTGMISGQSIMPFPPAIPPMSSFYSGGPFLSSLAAMQSFVQRPMIGTSQGGAAVNLASSSRFGGGGPSGGFGNAAPLPGIYLPSLKSQAPQQFNAQNEFYHRSQQSLVNPSNPVLNSWTQTVINSKAANLSSVNPTFWTSSTGDITGDHTVGPSMNPNPWFDNDLPGYDPSQ; encoded by the coding sequence ATGGAGAAAACCAGGAGTGAAGGGGATTTTAAGCAGGAAGAAGATCAGCAGCAGCCTGCTCCCAGGCGGCTTATGGCGCCAGTAAACCACCAAGAACACCCAATTCCGCCGCCCAAGAAATGCCCTCGGTGTGACTCAGGTAACACCAAGTTTTGTTATTACAACAATTACAGCCTCTCGCAGCCCCGATATTTCTGCAAATCTTGCCGAAGGTACTGGACACACGGCGGAGCACTGAGGAATGTACCCGTCGGCGGTGGTTTCCGGAAGAGCAAGCGCCCGAAGCCCTCGTACGTGGCTGCGAGCAGCGGTGAGCCTCCGAGAACCGCATCTCCATCGCCCGCTATAACGACCCATAATCCTACGGGTATGATTTCGGGTCAATCCATCATGCCTTTCCCTCCGGCAATTCCACCCATGAGTTCTTTCTACTCCGGAGGTCCGTTCTTGTCATCTTTGGCTGCCATGCAATCTTTTGTGCAGCGGCCAATGATCGGAACCAGTCAAGGCGGCGCGGCAGTGAATTTGGCTAGCAGCAGCCGATTCGGCGGAGGAGGCCCTTCTGGAGGTTTCGGAAATGCTGCGCCTCTTCCAGGGATTTATCTTCCATCCTTGAAATCGCAGGCGCCGCAACAATTTAATGCGCAAAATGAATTTTATCATCGATCGCAACAAAGCTTGGTCAATCCTTCAAACCCTGTGCTGAATTCTTGGACCCAAACTGTCATTAACAGCAAAGCCGCCAATTTATCATCAGTGAACCCCACTTTCTGGACTAGCAGTACTGGCGACATCACCGGAGATCATACCGTCGGTCCTTCCATGAATCCAAATCCTTGGTTTGATAATGATCTTCCAGGATACGATCCATctcaataa
- the LOC142555924 gene encoding squamosa promoter-binding protein 1-like, giving the protein METNRDEGKRMIKVPGYDEDGEEEREAGEDNKKKRVSSSSGRKASSSEGSAQKTCQVEDCTVDMTNAKPYHRRHKVCEFHAKAPVVLIFGLHQRFCQQCSRFHELSEFDEAKRSCRRRLAGHNERRRKSSSDSH; this is encoded by the exons ATGGAAACAAACAGAGATGAAGGAAAGAGGATGATCAAAGTACCAGGATATGACGAGGATGGTGaagaagaaagagaagccggcgAGGATAACAAGAAAAAACGAGTTTCGAGTTCATCAGGAAGAAAGGCATCGAGCTCGGAAGGATCAGCACAGAAGACTTGTCAGGTGGAAGACTGCACTGTTGACATGACTAATGCCAAGCCCTACCATCGCCGgcataaagtttgtgaatttcatgCCAAGGCTCCAGTAGTTCTTATTTTTGGGCTCCATCAACGATTCTGCCAGCAGTGCAGCAG GTTCCATGAGTTGTCGGAGTTTGATGAAGCTAAAAGAAGTTGCCGCAGGCGTTTAGCAGGACATAATGAGCGCCGCCGCAAGAGCTCATCAGATTCCCACTGA
- the LOC142554995 gene encoding uncharacterized protein LOC142554995 translates to MIRNNLHTAAETFAKEADISPEPAAVNPPEGFLTEWWSLFWDVYSAKLPNHPEAMPDSLDKNVSSVLQRPDMNCMPPSACPSLPTPRLPDFLQNVYSTIIPRSDIGSMPQIALPTMISRSELNSNGLGLPPMLDTTIGQRQHVTNWISENMSEQERLMLSARDLNFNARLLNVDQLASLPPFSINSRYLQKGVPQKTQRPVFINDRSCTYLGSSSARKAVSHEAFKQKQPKSEPDDAGSSTSSNSATSAPAPASKNLC, encoded by the exons ATGATCAGAAATAACTTGCACACCGCTGCTGAGACTTTCGCCAAAGAGGCTGATATTTCTCCCGAGCCTGCTG CCGTCAATCCTCCTGAAGGATTTCTGACAGAATGGTGGTCCTTATTTTGGGATGTATACTCTGCTAAACTTCCAAACCATCCCGAGGCAATGCCAGACTCCTTAGACAAG AACGTTAGCTCGGTGTTGCAAAGGCCAGATATGAATTGTATGCCACCGAGTGCCTGTCCCTCACTGCCAACACCGAGACTTCCTGATTTTCTGCAAAATGTCTATTCAACAATAATACCAAGGTCAGATATCGGGAGTATGCCACAAATTGCTCTTCCAACAATGATATCAAGGTCAGAACTGAACTCGAATGGTCTAGGATTGCCTCCAATGTTGGACACCACCATAGGCCAAAGGCAACATGTAACAAATTGGATATCTGAAAATATGTCGGAGCAAGAGCGTCTCATGCTTTCTGCTAGGGACTTGAATTTTAATGCACGGCTTCTAAATGTTGATCAATTAGCTAGCTTGCCTCCATTTTCAATTAACTCCCG CTATCTCCAGAAGGGGGTTCCGCAGAAGACTCAGCGCCCTGTTTTCATA AATGACAGGTCTTGTACATATTTGGGGAGCTCCTCAGCTAGAAAGGCAGTGTCACATGAAGCATTCAAACAAAAACAACCTAAAAGTGAACCTGATGATGCTG GCTCTTCAACAAGTTCCAACTCCGCGACTTCTGCTCCAGCTCCTGCTTCCAAGAACTTATGCTGA